The stretch of DNA CGAGGTCACCGGGTCCGAGGCATTCCTGGGGCAATCCTGCTGAGCCTGGATCGGGAGGTCTCGCAGGTCGAGGCTGCTGATCCTGAGTGGGCTGGCCTGGGCGCTGTCCGCCTGCGGCCGCCCAGGGCGGCCGGTGCTGGAGCCTACGGGAGGGAGCCCGGCTTTGGGCAGGCGAGCCACCGCAACCCCGGGTTCCCGGCCCGCCCTGGGCAAGCCCGCCGAACTCAGCAACACGGCCCGGCTGGACACCGACGAGCTCCTGCGCTTGGAGGGGCTGCACGGTCGGGTCGTTCTGCTGGAGGTGCCGACCTTCGGCTGCCTCAACTTCCAGCGGACGCGGCCTTCTCTCCAGTCCTGGCACGAAGCCTACGGCGACCAGGGTTTGGTGGTGATCGGCAACCCCACCCTCGAAGTCGCTTGCGAGGAGGGCCTGGAGAACCTGCGCCAGGCGATCGAGCGTCTGGGGACCACCTGTCCCATCGCCCAGGACATGCAGCCCCAGACGTGGAGCGCCCTGGGGGGCGCGCCATTGGCCGGCCCTGTACCTGATCGACAAGGCGCCCCGGCCGGGCGAGGCCCACATCAGGGAGGGGGTTGCACGCCACCACCGAAGCGGCCATCCGGGCTTGACTGGCAGACCCCTCCGCCTGGGCTCCATCCCCCTGCCGGCTGGCCTGGATCGGCGCCTGGTCCCGCTCTCCGAGTGCTTGACGGGAGCTTATTGGGCGTGGTAAACTAAGGGTCCATTGCCGAACTAGTCCGACGGATGGGAGCGTGGGAAGAGCCCATCCGAGCCGAATAAGGACGTCGACTAGCCGAGGCCATCGCGCAGGATCGATGGCCTCGCTTAGTGGCCAGGGGCCCGGGGCTCGGGCCCCGGCTTCGTGTGGAGGGTGATCGTGCCGACCATCAACCAACTGGTGCGCAAAGGCCGCAAGAGCAAGCGCCTGAAGACCAAGGCGCCGGCGCTGCAGTACATCTTCAACGCCAACAAGCAGCGGCGCTTGGCGGTGGCCAAGGGCGCGCCGCAGAAGCGCGGCGTATGCACGCAGGTCCGCACCCAGACCCCGAAGAAACCGAACTCGGCGTTGCGCAAGGTGGCGCGTGTCCGCCTGACCAACATGATGGAAGTGACGGCCTACATTCCTGGCGAAGGTCACACGCTGCAGGAGCACTCGGTGGTGTTGGTCCGCGGCGGACGAGTCAAGGACCTCCCAGGCGTGCGCTATCACATCGTGCGCGGCACGCTGGACGCCACCGGCGTCGATGGCCGCCGACAAGGACGCTCGAAGTACGGCAGCAAGCGTCCGAAGGAAGCCTAAGGCAGAGTCGTTGGGTCGCAGTCGGCCGCGGGAACCTGTTCGGCCGACTTACTTTGAAGGGGAGCGGTTCGATGCGTAGGAGCAAGCCAGAAAAGCGGGTTGTGCCTGGGGACGTGCGCTACAACAGCCAGATGGTGCAGGCGTTCGTCAACAGCCTGATGCGGCGCGGTAAGAAGAGCACGGCAGTTCGCGTCCTGTACGATTCCTTTGACATCATCCAGGAGCGCGCCAAGCGCGAGCCGCTGGAGATTTTCGAGGCGGCCATCAGGAATGTCTCGCCGGTGCTCGAAGTCAAACCCCGGCGAGTCGGCGGGGCAACCTACCAGGTGCCGGTCGAGGTCGCCTCGGGCCGCCGCATCTCGTTGGCGCACCGCTGGATCCTGGCGGCCTGTCGGGCCCGCTCCGGCCGCTCAATGGCCGAGAAGCTGGCCGGCGAGCTGATGGACGCCGCCAACAATACCGGGGCGGCCATCAAACGCCGAGAAGAAACCCACAAGATGGCAGAGGCCAACCGCGCCTTTGCCCACTATCGCTGGTAGAAGGGAGCTCCTGCCGCAGGCGGCAGGGCTGCAGATTATGGAACGCGAGCATCCGCTGGAGCGCCACCGCAATATCGGCATCATCGCCCATATTGATGCCGGGAAAACCACAACCACCGAGCGGGTGCTGTACTACACCGGTCGGACCCACCGCCTTGGGTCGGTGGACGACGGCACCACCGTCACCGATTGGATGGAGCAGGAGCGCGAGCGGGGGATCACCATCGTCTCGGCCGCGGTCACGGCCTCTTGGCAGGACCACATCATCAACCTCATCGACACGCCGGGCCATATCGACTTCACGGCAGAGGTTCAGCGCTGCCTGCGGGTGCTTGATGGGGGAGTGATCGTCTTCGACGCCGTCCAGGGCGTCGAGCCTCAATCCGAAACGGTCTGGCGCCAGGCTGATCGCTACAACCTGCCGCGCATGGCCTTCGTCAACAAGATGGATCGCCCGGGTGCCTCGTACGAGAACACCATTCAGTCGATGCGCGAGCGCCTCGGCGCCAACCCGATCGCCATCCAGCTTCCGATCGGCTCCGAGGCCGGCTTCTCGGGCGTGGTCGACCTGATCGAGAACCTGGCAATTGTCTGGCAGGATGAGCAGGGCAGCGACCCGATTCGCACTGCGATCCCGGCCGAGCTTCAGGACCTTGCCAGCGAGAAACGCGCCCAAATGATCGAGCACATTGCGGAAACGGACGAAGTCCTGCTGGAGAAGTTCGTCGAGGGTCAGGAGATCTCGACCCCCGAACTGCGGGCGAGCCTACGGCGGGCGGTGATCCAGGGCATGGCCACCCCGGTGCTGTGTGGGTCTGCGCTGCGCAATCGGGGGGTGCAACCGCTGTTGGATGCCATCATTGATTATCTACCATCGCCGGCTGACATCCCGCCCGTGATCGGCAACAAACCCGGCACCGAGGAGGCGCTGACGCGTCAGGCCAAGGATGATGCCCCGCTGAGCGCCCTGGTGTTCAAGATCGTCACGGATCCCTATGTCGGGCGCCTGGCCTATTTCCGGGTGTACTCGGGCAAGATCACCCAGGGCTCCATCGTCTACAACTCCGCCAAGGGGAAGCGCGAGCGGGTGGGACGTCTGATCCGCATGTATGCCGACCGCCGCGAGGACATCTCCGAAATCCTGGCCGGCGATATCGCGGCGGTGCTGGGGATGAAGGAGACCTTCACCGGCGATACCTTGTGTGACCAGGCTAGCCCGATCGTGCTCGAGAGCATCACCTTCCCCGAGCCGGTGATCTTCCTGGCGATCGAGCCCAAGACCACGGCCGACCAGAGCAAGATGGGCGAGGCTTTGCAGAAGCTCTCCGAGGAGGATCCGACCTTCCGGGTCGGAACCGACGAGAACACCGGCCAGACCGTGATCTCGGGGATGGGGGAACTGCATCTCGAGGTGCTGGTCGACCGGATGCAGCGCGAGTTCAAGGTGCAGGCCAAGATGGGCCGGCCGCGCGTTGCCTACCGCGAATCGATCGGCCGGGCAGTTCCCAAGACCGAGTACCGCTACGTCAAGCAGACCGGCGGTCACGGCCAGTACGGACATGTTGTGCTTTCACTCGAACCCGGCGAGAAGGGCTCGGGAGTCA from Anaerolineales bacterium encodes:
- the rpsL gene encoding 30S ribosomal protein S12, producing the protein MPTINQLVRKGRKSKRLKTKAPALQYIFNANKQRRLAVAKGAPQKRGVCTQVRTQTPKKPNSALRKVARVRLTNMMEVTAYIPGEGHTLQEHSVVLVRGGRVKDLPGVRYHIVRGTLDATGVDGRRQGRSKYGSKRPKEA
- the rpsG gene encoding 30S ribosomal protein S7, with the protein product MRRSKPEKRVVPGDVRYNSQMVQAFVNSLMRRGKKSTAVRVLYDSFDIIQERAKREPLEIFEAAIRNVSPVLEVKPRRVGGATYQVPVEVASGRRISLAHRWILAACRARSGRSMAEKLAGELMDAANNTGAAIKRREETHKMAEANRAFAHYRW
- the fusA gene encoding elongation factor G; the protein is MEREHPLERHRNIGIIAHIDAGKTTTTERVLYYTGRTHRLGSVDDGTTVTDWMEQERERGITIVSAAVTASWQDHIINLIDTPGHIDFTAEVQRCLRVLDGGVIVFDAVQGVEPQSETVWRQADRYNLPRMAFVNKMDRPGASYENTIQSMRERLGANPIAIQLPIGSEAGFSGVVDLIENLAIVWQDEQGSDPIRTAIPAELQDLASEKRAQMIEHIAETDEVLLEKFVEGQEISTPELRASLRRAVIQGMATPVLCGSALRNRGVQPLLDAIIDYLPSPADIPPVIGNKPGTEEALTRQAKDDAPLSALVFKIVTDPYVGRLAYFRVYSGKITQGSIVYNSAKGKRERVGRLIRMYADRREDISEILAGDIAAVLGMKETFTGDTLCDQASPIVLESITFPEPVIFLAIEPKTTADQSKMGEALQKLSEEDPTFRVGTDENTGQTVISGMGELHLEVLVDRMQREFKVQAKMGRPRVAYRESIGRAVPKTEYRYVKQTGGHGQYGHVVLSLEPGEKGSGVKFENKIVGGAIPREYIPAVGKGVVEAAEGGVLAGYPVTDIVVRLIDGSFHEVDSSEMAFKMAGSLAFKQGVRQGRPILLEPVMRLEVVVPEDFLGEVSGNLAARRASIEGIDARPGKTQVIDATVPLAEMFGYATDLRSMTQGRGVFTMEFDHYAEVSESVTRSVLEGAR